One segment of Streptosporangium brasiliense DNA contains the following:
- a CDS encoding phosphodiester glycosidase family protein has translation MATALLAPLLAFSAAGPAQADPSPSPSPARPQQALVEDAPQASSDQAPSTLLVAPGARQLETAKKTRPVAPGITLTSFDRYDSAGWLRADAIAADLTAGASADYVYSGEVSKTEPLSGPAERSRAVAAVNGDFFDINNSGAAQGIGIHNGELVQSPMAGHNNAVTVTPDGVGRVLQMNFDGTATPAGGAPITLTQFNQLIQGNGVGLFTPLWGSYGRGRAVEGAAAVTEVVLEGGVVTEVRTSAGSGPIPAGTAVLLGRDAGATALAALKPGDRVEVKYQPKPSQGGAVKAAVGGSQILVKDGVAQTSADNAAHPRTAVGFSADGRKMYMLTVDGRQADSRGVTLTELGAMMAELGAHNALNLDGGGSSTMLAREPGSAGVQVENSPSDGGERHVPNGLALYAPAGSGKLKGFWVETASDPTRAPGAGPVSGGRPDRVFPGLTRKLTAAGYDETYGPAAGTPSWRSGQAVHGLVGRDGTFRALVPGRTTVTASRGGAEGEIALTVLQPLARLGTTTDRVGLAGADASGTFGVVGYDRNGNSAPVDPSDVRLDYDRELLDVAASEHGFFTVKAKRATGSGLVTVRAGGSSTAVPVTVGYEDVPAADFEDAGSWTFAAARATGSLSAAPGQSGGGLKLAYDFTQSTATRAAYASPPQQITVPGQPQAFGLWINSAGKGEWPSLEFYDAQGQSQILRGPYLTWTGWKFVEFAVPPGVNYPLKLRRFYVAETRADQKYSSEITIDGLVAKVPPTVAVPAAPKTADPVIRPGSEVAAAPWRFAVMSDAQFVARDPDSDIVANARRTLREIKAARPDFLLINGDLVDEASPEDFALAKRILDEELHGELPVHYVPGNHEVMGGKIDNFRSVFGDTYGGFDHKGTRFVTLDTSRLNLRGGGFEQVAMLRERLDAAEKDPSIGSVAVLFHVPPRDPTPGKGSQLGDRKEAALVEGWLADFQRTTGKGAAYIGAHVGTFHASRVDAVPYFINGNSGKNPATAADDGGFTGWSLWGVDPVTEKEAAHVRRNWFADAPAWIGTQVRPHVDGLTLTAPTSVEAGKPGQVSATLTQGTRTVPAAYPVSVDWSGSPNLHVGTRAGAKARHIAVLDPATGTLTALRSGQVVVAVTVNGVTRQATVTLSARAAA, from the coding sequence GTGGCCACGGCCCTGCTCGCCCCCCTGCTCGCCTTCAGCGCGGCGGGCCCCGCCCAGGCCGATCCGTCGCCGTCGCCCTCACCCGCGCGGCCACAGCAGGCCCTCGTCGAGGACGCGCCGCAGGCGTCGTCCGACCAGGCCCCGTCCACGCTGCTCGTCGCCCCCGGGGCGCGGCAGCTGGAGACGGCCAAGAAGACCCGGCCGGTCGCGCCGGGGATCACCCTCACCTCCTTCGACCGCTACGACAGCGCGGGCTGGCTCCGCGCCGACGCGATCGCCGCGGACCTCACGGCCGGCGCGAGCGCCGACTACGTGTACTCGGGCGAGGTGTCGAAGACCGAACCGCTGTCCGGACCCGCGGAGCGGTCCCGGGCCGTCGCCGCCGTCAACGGCGACTTCTTCGACATCAACAACTCCGGCGCGGCGCAGGGCATCGGCATCCACAACGGGGAGCTCGTCCAGTCCCCGATGGCGGGCCACAACAACGCCGTCACCGTCACCCCCGACGGGGTCGGGCGGGTGCTGCAGATGAACTTCGACGGCACCGCGACGCCCGCCGGCGGCGCCCCGATCACGCTGACCCAGTTCAACCAGCTCATCCAAGGCAACGGCGTCGGGCTGTTCACCCCGCTGTGGGGCTCCTACGGCCGCGGCCGCGCGGTCGAGGGCGCGGCCGCGGTCACCGAGGTCGTGCTGGAGGGCGGCGTCGTCACCGAGGTGCGCACCTCCGCGGGCAGCGGCCCGATCCCGGCGGGCACGGCCGTCCTGCTCGGCCGGGACGCCGGAGCGACGGCGCTCGCCGCGCTGAAGCCCGGCGACCGCGTCGAGGTCAAGTATCAGCCGAAGCCCTCCCAGGGCGGAGCGGTCAAGGCGGCCGTCGGCGGCAGCCAGATCCTCGTCAAGGACGGTGTCGCCCAGACCTCGGCCGACAACGCAGCCCATCCGCGTACCGCCGTCGGTTTCTCCGCCGACGGCCGCAAGATGTACATGCTGACGGTCGACGGCCGGCAGGCCGACAGCAGGGGCGTCACGCTCACCGAGCTCGGGGCGATGATGGCGGAGCTCGGCGCGCACAACGCGCTGAACCTCGACGGCGGCGGCTCCTCGACGATGCTCGCCCGGGAGCCCGGCTCCGCCGGCGTGCAGGTGGAGAACAGCCCCTCCGACGGCGGCGAGCGGCACGTCCCCAACGGCCTCGCGCTCTACGCGCCCGCCGGCAGCGGCAAGCTCAAGGGCTTCTGGGTGGAGACGGCCAGCGACCCGACCAGGGCGCCGGGCGCCGGCCCGGTCAGCGGCGGCCGTCCCGACCGCGTCTTCCCCGGCCTCACCCGCAAGCTCACGGCGGCCGGCTACGACGAGACGTACGGCCCCGCGGCGGGCACCCCGTCGTGGCGGTCGGGCCAGGCGGTCCACGGGCTCGTCGGCCGCGACGGCACCTTCCGCGCCCTCGTGCCCGGCCGGACGACCGTCACCGCCTCCCGCGGCGGTGCGGAGGGCGAGATCGCCCTCACCGTCCTGCAGCCCCTCGCCCGCCTCGGCACGACGACCGACCGGGTCGGCCTGGCGGGCGCCGACGCCTCGGGCACGTTCGGAGTGGTCGGCTACGACCGCAACGGCAACTCCGCCCCCGTCGACCCCTCGGACGTGCGGCTCGACTACGACAGGGAACTGCTCGACGTCGCCGCCTCCGAGCACGGCTTCTTCACGGTGAAGGCGAAGCGGGCGACCGGCTCCGGCCTGGTGACCGTGCGGGCCGGCGGGTCCAGCACGGCGGTGCCGGTGACCGTCGGGTACGAGGACGTCCCGGCCGCCGACTTCGAGGACGCGGGGTCGTGGACGTTCGCCGCGGCCCGCGCGACGGGCTCGCTGTCGGCGGCGCCGGGCCAGAGCGGCGGCGGCCTCAAGCTCGCCTACGACTTCACGCAGTCGACGGCGACGCGCGCGGCCTACGCGAGCCCGCCCCAGCAGATCACCGTGCCGGGCCAGCCGCAGGCGTTCGGACTGTGGATCAACTCCGCGGGCAAGGGGGAGTGGCCGAGCCTGGAGTTCTACGACGCCCAGGGGCAGTCGCAGATCCTCCGCGGCCCCTACCTCACGTGGACGGGCTGGAAGTTCGTCGAGTTCGCGGTGCCGCCGGGGGTGAACTACCCGCTGAAACTCCGCCGGTTCTACGTCGCCGAGACCAGGGCCGACCAGAAGTACAGCAGTGAGATCACGATCGACGGGCTCGTCGCCAAGGTGCCGCCGACGGTGGCGGTGCCGGCGGCCCCGAAGACGGCCGACCCGGTGATCCGTCCGGGGAGCGAGGTCGCGGCGGCGCCGTGGCGCTTCGCGGTCATGTCCGACGCGCAGTTCGTGGCACGCGACCCCGACAGCGACATCGTCGCCAACGCCCGCCGTACGCTGCGGGAGATCAAGGCGGCCAGGCCCGACTTCCTGCTCATCAACGGCGACCTCGTCGACGAGGCGTCGCCGGAGGACTTCGCGCTCGCCAAGCGGATCCTGGACGAGGAGCTCCACGGCGAACTGCCCGTCCACTACGTGCCCGGCAACCACGAGGTGATGGGCGGCAAGATCGACAACTTCAGGTCGGTCTTCGGCGACACCTACGGTGGCTTCGACCACAAGGGGACCCGTTTCGTGACCCTCGACACCTCGCGGCTGAACCTGCGCGGGGGCGGGTTCGAGCAGGTGGCCATGTTGCGCGAGCGTCTCGACGCGGCGGAGAAGGACCCGTCGATCGGCTCGGTCGCGGTGCTGTTCCACGTGCCGCCGCGCGACCCGACGCCCGGCAAGGGCAGCCAGCTCGGCGACCGCAAGGAGGCCGCGCTGGTCGAGGGCTGGCTCGCGGACTTCCAGCGCACCACCGGCAAGGGTGCCGCCTACATCGGCGCTCACGTCGGGACCTTCCACGCCTCGCGGGTCGACGCCGTGCCGTACTTCATCAACGGCAACTCCGGCAAGAACCCGGCCACGGCGGCCGACGACGGCGGCTTCACCGGCTGGTCCCTGTGGGGGGTCGACCCGGTGACCGAGAAGGAGGCGGCACACGTCCGGCGCAACTGGTTCGCCGACGCGCCGGCCTGGATCGGCACGCAGGTCCGCCCGCACGTCGATGGGCTGACCCTCACGGCGCCCACGTCGGTGGAGGCCGGCAAGCCCGGGCAGGTCTCGGCGACGCTGACGCAGGGCACCCGCACGGTGCCCGCCGCCTACCCCGTCTCGGTGGACTGGTCGGGCTCGCCCAACCTGCACGTCGGCACCCGGGCGGGCGCGAAGGCGCGCCACATCGCGGTGCTCGACCCCGCCACGGGGACGCTGACAGCGCTCCGCTCCGGCCAGGTCGTCGTCGCGGTCACGGTGAACGGCGTCACCCGGCAGGCGACGGTCACGCTGTCGGCGCGGGCCGCGGCCTGA
- a CDS encoding RNA ligase RtcB family protein: MSQQHSRQESPLPSTTAMGPATVTVFASPTSWIESDALAQCHQVAALDGMMHVAGMPDLHPGKGAPIGAAMASTVLYPFLVGSDIGCGIAVFPMKLKRAVPEKLAARFPDLDRALDPEQDADDPAWAVVKGDIPAGHVEGLGTVGRGNHFVELARIGTVFEAGHASRLGLADGDLVLIVHSGSRGLGERILRAHTAVHGAGPAPDPGAYLAMHDDAVRWGSLNRRLMAARVAHALGAEPAEPLVDQCHNLVEVRDGVYLHRKGAAPGDGRDVLIAGTRGTPSYLVAAHAGPDANHSVAHGAGRKMSRADALRRGRAKHTVEELRRTPVGSLVVCGDRQLLFEEAPTAYKRIEQVIADLVEHDLATPVATTVPLVTYKTADLGSAPQRDQRRKRGRR, translated from the coding sequence TTGTCTCAGCAACACTCCCGGCAGGAGTCCCCGCTGCCGTCCACCACGGCCATGGGTCCGGCCACCGTCACCGTGTTCGCCTCCCCCACGAGCTGGATCGAGTCCGACGCCCTCGCGCAGTGCCACCAGGTGGCCGCCCTCGATGGCATGATGCACGTCGCCGGCATGCCGGACCTGCACCCCGGCAAGGGCGCCCCCATCGGCGCCGCCATGGCGTCGACCGTGCTGTACCCCTTCCTGGTGGGCTCCGACATCGGGTGCGGCATCGCCGTGTTCCCCATGAAGCTCAAGCGCGCCGTACCCGAGAAGCTCGCCGCCCGCTTCCCCGACCTCGATCGCGCGCTGGATCCCGAGCAGGATGCCGACGACCCGGCCTGGGCCGTTGTGAAGGGCGATATCCCCGCCGGTCACGTCGAGGGCCTCGGGACGGTCGGCCGGGGCAATCATTTCGTCGAGCTGGCGCGGATCGGGACCGTCTTCGAGGCGGGCCACGCGAGCCGTCTCGGACTCGCCGACGGCGACCTGGTCCTCATCGTCCACAGCGGTTCCCGGGGGCTGGGCGAACGGATCCTGCGGGCGCACACCGCGGTCCACGGCGCGGGCCCCGCCCCTGATCCCGGCGCCTACCTGGCGATGCATGACGACGCCGTGCGCTGGGGATCGCTCAACCGGCGGTTGATGGCCGCCCGGGTCGCCCATGCCCTGGGGGCCGAGCCCGCCGAGCCGCTCGTCGACCAGTGCCACAACCTGGTCGAGGTCCGCGACGGGGTCTACCTGCATCGCAAGGGGGCGGCGCCGGGTGACGGCCGCGACGTGCTCATCGCCGGTACGCGAGGCACCCCCTCCTATCTCGTGGCCGCCCATGCCGGGCCGGACGCCAACCATTCCGTCGCGCACGGCGCGGGCCGCAAGATGTCGCGTGCGGATGCCCTGCGCCGGGGCCGGGCCAAGCACACGGTCGAGGAGCTGCGCCGCACGCCGGTGGGCTCGCTGGTGGTGTGCGGAGACCGTCAGCTGCTCTTCGAGGAGGCGCCGACGGCCTACAAGCGCATCGAGCAGGTGATCGCCGACCTCGTCGAGCATGACCTGGCCACGCCTGTGGCCACCACGGTCCCTCTGGTCACCTACAAGACAGCCGATCTCGGATCCGCACCCCAGCGGGACCAGCGCCGCAAGCGAGGCCGGCGGTGA
- a CDS encoding SDR family oxidoreductase yields MSGIVAGRVVIVTGAARGIGRGHALEFARHGARVVVNDLGAEVDGTGSSAGPAGQVVEEIRTMGGEAIVNGEDISDFEGAGRLVRAAVDHYGDLHVLVNNAGILRDRMLVNMTIEEWDSVVRVHLRGTFAPMRHAATFWRERSKAGVPVDARIINTTSSSGIYGNPGQSNYGAAKAGIASLTVIAAQELARYGVTVNALAPTALTRMTENLSAGGRFDELRPEDVAPLAVWLACAEARGITGRVFNVRGGVISVAEGWHAGPEVDKGARWEPAELGAVIPDLVARAVPNALQNGRIPGRQD; encoded by the coding sequence ATGAGCGGGATCGTGGCGGGGCGGGTGGTGATCGTCACCGGGGCCGCCCGGGGGATCGGACGCGGGCACGCGCTGGAGTTCGCGCGCCACGGGGCCCGGGTGGTGGTCAACGATCTGGGCGCGGAGGTGGACGGCACGGGCTCGTCGGCCGGGCCGGCCGGACAGGTCGTCGAGGAGATCCGCACGATGGGCGGTGAGGCGATCGTCAACGGCGAGGACATCTCCGACTTCGAGGGCGCGGGCCGGCTGGTGCGGGCGGCCGTCGACCACTACGGCGACCTGCACGTCCTGGTCAACAACGCCGGCATCCTGCGGGACCGGATGCTGGTCAACATGACGATCGAGGAGTGGGACTCCGTCGTCCGGGTCCACCTGCGCGGCACCTTCGCGCCGATGCGCCACGCCGCGACCTTCTGGCGCGAGCGGTCCAAGGCGGGCGTCCCGGTCGACGCGCGGATCATCAACACCACCTCCTCGTCCGGCATCTACGGCAATCCAGGGCAGAGCAACTACGGGGCCGCCAAGGCGGGCATCGCGTCGCTGACGGTCATCGCCGCCCAGGAACTGGCCCGCTACGGCGTGACCGTCAACGCGCTGGCCCCTACCGCCCTGACCCGCATGACGGAGAACCTGAGCGCCGGCGGCCGCTTCGACGAGCTCCGTCCCGAGGACGTGGCGCCGCTGGCGGTCTGGCTGGCCTGCGCGGAGGCCCGGGGGATCACCGGCCGGGTCTTCAACGTGCGGGGCGGCGTGATCAGCGTGGCCGAGGGCTGGCACGCGGGCCCGGAGGTGGACAAGGGCGCCCGCTGGGAGCCGGCCGAGCTGGGCGCGGTGATCCCGGACCTGGTCGCCAGGGCGGTGCCCAA
- a CDS encoding ThuA domain-containing protein produces MTRHALVVRGGWEGHVPDEATGLFIPGLAEAGFEVTVAGDLDVYADADLLAATDLIVQCWTGGTLSGRQSAGLLAAVEAGTGFAGWHGGVVAAFDDRDYHRMVGGLFLSHPEHFLEYDVVIDPARADHPIVAGLDGFTVRTEQYWMLTDSLNDVLATTTLVPSGGGPHAVPVPMPVVWTRRWGAGRVFFSAIGHNLADLTHPTVRALTLRGLLWAGRAG; encoded by the coding sequence ATGACCAGACACGCGCTCGTCGTCCGGGGAGGCTGGGAGGGGCACGTCCCCGACGAGGCGACCGGCCTGTTCATCCCCGGGCTCGCCGAGGCGGGTTTCGAGGTCACCGTCGCCGGCGACCTCGACGTCTACGCCGACGCCGACCTGCTGGCCGCCACCGATCTCATCGTGCAGTGCTGGACGGGCGGCACGCTCAGCGGGCGGCAGTCCGCCGGGCTGCTGGCGGCCGTCGAGGCGGGCACCGGGTTCGCGGGGTGGCACGGGGGAGTGGTGGCCGCCTTCGACGACCGTGACTACCACCGGATGGTCGGTGGCCTCTTCTTGTCCCACCCCGAGCATTTCCTCGAATACGACGTCGTCATCGACCCGGCCCGCGCCGACCACCCGATCGTCGCCGGGCTGGACGGCTTCACCGTCCGCACCGAGCAGTACTGGATGCTCACCGACTCCCTCAACGACGTCCTCGCCACCACCACGCTGGTCCCCTCCGGCGGCGGCCCGCACGCCGTGCCCGTCCCCATGCCCGTGGTGTGGACCCGCCGCTGGGGCGCGGGCCGGGTCTTCTTCTCCGCGATCGGCCACAACCTCGCCGATCTGACACATCCCACCGTGCGCGCCCTCACCCTGCGCGGTCTGCTCTGGGCAGGCCGCGCGGGGTGA
- a CDS encoding DUF3703 domain-containing protein — protein MIGRPMPARVRAAYRAEMRAARTASDGQARWRHLERAHIISQPWPWPHTANHIAMFALAVRRRDRREAFGQVVRIVVAAPGSALGRYPEGNTGRARVGLTQPMPIPADLAELLQSA, from the coding sequence ATGATCGGCCGCCCGATGCCCGCCCGCGTACGGGCCGCCTACCGCGCCGAGATGCGCGCCGCCCGCACCGCCTCCGACGGCCAGGCCCGGTGGCGGCACCTGGAACGGGCGCACATCATCTCCCAGCCCTGGCCCTGGCCCCACACCGCCAACCACATCGCCATGTTCGCCCTCGCCGTCCGCCGGCGCGACCGGCGCGAAGCGTTCGGCCAGGTGGTGCGCATCGTCGTCGCCGCGCCGGGCTCCGCGCTCGGCCGCTACCCCGAAGGCAACACCGGCCGCGCCCGCGTCGGCCTCACCCAGCCCATGCCGATACCCGCCGACCTGGCCGAACTCCTGCAGTCCGCCTGA
- a CDS encoding cation transporter, translated as MSALNLPGIGPAPDPARRAVLRHRIRLLVAATITYNVIEAVVAVTAGTLASSAALIGFGLDSIVEVASAAAVAWQFSAADHEKREKTALRIIAISFFALAAYVSFDAVRALLGAGEAAPSTPGLILASASLLIMPFLSAAQRRAGRELGSASAVADSKQTLLCTYLSAVLLVGLALNSAFGWSWADPIAALVIAAVAVKEGREAWRGDACCAVPAAVPTPSAGAVESDGCADGCCSPGKEASR; from the coding sequence ATGAGCGCCCTGAATCTGCCCGGCATCGGCCCGGCTCCTGACCCGGCCCGGCGCGCCGTGCTGCGGCACCGGATCCGGCTGCTGGTGGCGGCGACCATCACCTACAACGTGATCGAGGCGGTGGTGGCCGTCACCGCCGGCACCCTCGCCTCCTCCGCCGCGCTGATCGGGTTCGGCCTGGACTCCATCGTCGAGGTCGCCTCGGCCGCCGCGGTCGCCTGGCAGTTCTCCGCCGCCGACCACGAGAAGCGGGAGAAGACGGCGCTGCGGATCATCGCCATCTCGTTCTTCGCGCTGGCCGCGTACGTGAGCTTCGACGCGGTCCGGGCGCTGCTCGGCGCCGGGGAGGCCGCCCCCTCCACCCCCGGGCTGATCCTGGCCTCGGCATCGCTGCTGATCATGCCGTTCCTGTCGGCGGCGCAGCGGCGCGCCGGCCGCGAGCTCGGCTCCGCCAGCGCGGTGGCCGACTCCAAGCAGACCCTGCTGTGCACCTACCTGTCGGCGGTCCTGCTGGTGGGGCTGGCGCTCAACAGCGCCTTCGGCTGGTCCTGGGCCGACCCGATCGCCGCACTGGTCATCGCCGCCGTCGCGGTGAAGGAAGGCCGCGAAGCCTGGCGCGGGGACGCCTGCTGCGCCGTACCCGCCGCCGTGCCCACCCCGTCCGCCGGCGCCGTTGAGTCCGATGGTTGCGCCGACGGCTGCTGCTCACCTGGCAAGGAGGCCTCTCGATGA
- a CDS encoding ArsR/SmtB family transcription factor → MAINSDGGRCVSADIAAGISPAAALFHSLADETRLRIVQRLARGEARVVDLTTQLGLAQSTVSKHLACLRGCDLVDYRAEGRQSFYFLTRPELMDLLASAEQLLAATGHAVTLCPISGGDADDPEAAAAAELVAGGEPLS, encoded by the coding sequence ATGGCGATTAATTCTGACGGGGGCCGGTGTGTCAGCGCCGACATCGCCGCCGGCATCTCCCCTGCGGCCGCGCTGTTTCACTCCCTGGCCGATGAGACCCGGCTGCGCATCGTGCAGCGCCTGGCGCGCGGCGAGGCCCGCGTGGTGGACCTGACCACCCAGCTCGGCCTGGCCCAGTCCACGGTGTCCAAGCACCTGGCCTGCCTGCGCGGCTGCGACCTGGTCGACTACCGCGCCGAAGGCCGGCAGTCGTTCTACTTCCTGACCCGGCCCGAGCTGATGGACCTGCTGGCCTCCGCCGAGCAGCTGCTGGCCGCCACCGGCCACGCGGTCACGCTGTGCCCCATCTCCGGTGGGGACGCCGACGACCCGGAGGCAGCGGCGGCCGCCGAGCTGGTGGCCGGAGGGGAGCCGCTGTCATGA
- the prfH gene encoding peptide chain release factor H produces MSVHLLLSAGRGPQECAWALARLLRRLEADAARQNLETRRAQTVPGDRPDTYRSVLIQISGAGAEAFAASWTGTLCWQAPSPYRAGAGRKNWYVIAQPCQVDTPRTTFAEADVDIVACRTGGPGGQHRNKASTAVRATHRPSGIVVVVDTERHFSLNRRIAMRLLRQRIEDGDETAGRAVTTARWRVHDELVRGNPIRVERPEMPKQDLAPQEQPRRRP; encoded by the coding sequence GTGAGCGTCCACCTGCTCCTGTCGGCCGGGCGTGGCCCGCAGGAGTGCGCCTGGGCGCTGGCCCGGCTGCTGCGCCGCCTGGAAGCCGACGCCGCCCGGCAGAACCTGGAAACCCGTCGGGCCCAGACCGTTCCCGGTGACCGGCCCGATACCTACCGATCGGTCCTGATCCAGATATCGGGAGCCGGTGCCGAGGCGTTCGCCGCCTCGTGGACCGGGACCCTGTGCTGGCAGGCCCCCAGCCCGTACCGGGCCGGCGCGGGCCGGAAGAACTGGTACGTCATCGCCCAACCGTGCCAGGTCGACACCCCGCGCACGACGTTCGCGGAGGCGGACGTCGACATCGTCGCCTGCCGTACCGGCGGTCCCGGCGGTCAACATCGAAACAAGGCCAGCACGGCGGTACGGGCGACCCACCGGCCCTCGGGGATCGTCGTCGTGGTCGACACCGAGCGGCACTTCAGCCTCAACCGCCGCATCGCCATGCGGCTGCTGCGACAGCGTATCGAGGACGGCGACGAGACGGCGGGGCGTGCCGTCACCACCGCCCGCTGGCGCGTCCACGATGAGCTCGTACGCGGCAACCCCATCCGTGTCGAACGTCCGGAAATGCCGAAGCAGGACCTGGCTCCGCAGGAACAGCCGCGTCGACGACCGTGA